Proteins from one Triticum aestivum cultivar Chinese Spring chromosome 7A, IWGSC CS RefSeq v2.1, whole genome shotgun sequence genomic window:
- the LOC123149434 gene encoding DNA-directed RNA polymerase 3B, chloroplastic, which translates to MPLLLAPISTCAPPPRPRLRRLSPPPPMVAVLPAPAPPPRPVTLLPIPTPPPLNTDAFDWLDLFAFLNSPADSYQIPHPPPPLADNAAVEEELAIILEREKDRERARRADHRRLRQRQVKAETEAWARAAEEYRQLEREMLDRHLAPQLPYVKSLFLGWFEPLRDAVARDQDVQRRKRVKHVYAKYLLLLPAEKVAVIVMHKMMGLLMSSKDGCGSVRVVQAAHSIGEAVEREYKVQAFFQKTRRKTRSKTDSENDPALNKEQAKCRKLVKSLVRRRKLTEAQKLVQQEIELEEWGTEAQVKLGTRLIELLLDSAFVQSPADQTPDSSPDFRPAFKHVLRKPIVENGRLKKKHFVIECDPLVHEGFESTARHVEIPYLPMLVPPTKWKGYDKGGHLFLPSYVMRTHGVKDQKEAIKSVPRKQLRKVFEALDILGGTKWRVNRRVHDVVETIWSRGGGIAGLVDKGNIPLPEQPETEDPDEIQKWKWSVKKTKKANRELHAERCDTELKLSVARKMREEDGFYYPHNLDFRGRAYPMHPHLSHLGSDLCRGVLEYAEGRPLGKSGLRWLKIHLANKYGGGIEKLSHESKLAFVEDHLPDIFDSASNPVDGNCWWINAEDPFQCLAACMDLSKALESPSPHDAVSHLPIHQDGSCNGLQHYAALGRDYMGAAAVNLVPGEKPADIYSEIAARVLDVVREDSMKDPATDPSVSLAKVLVDEVDRKLVKQTVMTSVYGVTFIGARQQIMKRLQEKGHITDDKLLYDVSCYATRVTLDALGQMFQSARAIMAWLGDCAKMIASKNQPVRWTSPVGLPVVQPYKKYKNYMIRTSLQCLALRREGDAIATQRQKAAFPPNFVHSLDSSHMMMTAITCKEAGLHFAGVHDSFWVHACDVDKMNQILREQFVELYSMPILENLLEEFQTLFPTVEFPPCPAQGNFDVREVLKSTYFFN; encoded by the exons ATGCCTCTCCTGCTCGCCCCCATCTCCACGTGCGCGCCCCCGCCGCGGCCCCGCCTGCgccgcctctcgccgccgccgcccatggtCGCCGTCctgcccgcgcccgcgcccccgccccgccccgtcACGCTCCTCCCCATCCCCACGCCCCCGCCCCTCAACACCGACGCCTTCGACTGGCTCGACCTCTTCGCCTTCCTCAACTCCCCCGCCGACTCCTACCAGATCCCCCACCCGCCCCCGCCGCTGGCGGACAACGCGGCAGTGGAGGAGGAGCTGGCGATAATCCTCGAGCGGGAGAAGGACCGGGAGCGGGCGCGGAGGGCGGACCACCGGCGGCTGCGGCAGCGGCAGGTCAAGGCGGAGACGGAGGCGTGGGCGCGGGCCGCGGAGGAGTACCGCCAGCTCGAGCGCGAGATGCTCGACCGCCACCTCGCCCCCCAGCTGCCCTACGTCAAGTCGCTCTTCCTCGGCTGGTTCGAGCCGCTGCGCGACGCCGTCGCCAGGGACCAGGACGTGCAGCGCCGCAAGCGGGTCAAGCACGTCTACGCCAAGTACCTGCTCCTGCTCCCCGCCGAGAAGGTCGCCGTCATCGTCATGCACAAGATGATGGGCCTCCTCATGTCCAGCAAGGACGGCTGCGGCAGCGTCCGCGTCGTCCAGGCCGCGCACTCCATCGGCGAGGCCGTCGAGCGCGAG TACAAAGTCCAGGCTTTCTTTCAGAAGACTAGGAGAAAAACTAGGAGCAAAACTGACAGTGAAAATGATCCAGCATTAAACAAGGAACAGGCAAAATGCCGGAAACTTGTTAAGAGTTTGGTGAGGAGGCGAAAATTGACTGAAGCACAGAAGCTTGTGCAGCAGGAGATTGAACTGGAGGAATGGGGCACAGAAGCCCAAGTGAAG CTAGGAACTCGCCTGATTGAATTGTTGTTGGATTCGGCATTTGTGCAGTCACCAGCCGACCAAACACCCGACAGTTCTCCTGATTTTCGACCTGCATTTAAGCATGTATTGCGAAAGCCTATTGTAGAAAATGG GAGACTAAAGAAGAAGCACTTCGTGATAGAGTGTGATCCTCTTGTGCATGAGGGGTTCGAAAGCACT GCTAGACACGTGGAGATACCCTATCTTCCTATGCTGGTACCTCCTACGAAATGGAAGGG CTATGATAAAGGCGGACACCTTTTTCTGCCTTCGTATGTTATGCGGACACATGGTGTGAAGGACCAGAAGGAAGCCATTAAGAGTGTTCCAAGAAAACAGCTGCGAAAAGTATTCGAG GCATTAGATATCCTTGGGGGTACTAAATGGAGAGTGAATAGACGGGTACATGACGTTGTTGAGACTATTTGGAGTCGTGGTGGGGGTATTGCAGGACTTGTTGATAAGGGAAAT ATTCCTCTACCTGAACAACCTGAAACAGAAGACCCAGATGAAATCCAGAAATGGAAGTGGAGCGTAAAGAAGACAAAGAAAGCTAACCGCGAACTGCATGCTGAGCGATGCGATACAGAACTAAAACTCTCT GTTGCTCGTAAAATGAGAGAGGAGGATGGCTTCTATTATCCTCATAATCTAGATTTCCGTGGTCGTGCATACCCTATGCATCCACATCTGAGTCACCTAGGTTCAGATCTATGCCGAGGTGTCCTAGAGTATGCTGAAGGGCGGCCACTCGGAAAATCTGGTTTACGCTGGTTGAAGATACATTTGGCTAACAAATATGGCGGAGGCATTGAAAAGCTTTCTCATGAGAGCAAACTAGCGTTTGTGGAGGATCATTTGCCTGATATATTTGATTCAGCATCAAATCCTGTTGATGGGAACTGTTGGTGGATTAATGCTGAGGATCCATTTCAATGTCTAGCTGCATGCATGGATCTTTCTAAGGCATTAGAAAGTCCATCACCTCATGATGCTGTCTCTCACCTACCTATTCATCAG GATGGTTCATGCAATGGGTTACAACACTATGCCGCTCTTGGAAGAGACTAT ATGGGTGCGGCAGCTGTCAACTTGGTTCCTGGAGAGAAACCTGCAGATATCTACTCAGAAATAGCTGCTAG GGTATTGGATGTTGTACGGGAAGACTCAATGAAAGATCCTGCTACTGATCCAAGTGTTTCATTAGCAAAGGTTTTAGTTGATGAG GTGGATAGGAAGCTGGTCAAGCAGACAGTGATGACGTCAGTTTATGGTGTCACATTTATCGGTGCTCGCCAGCAAATTATGAAGAGGCTTCAAGAGAAAGGACACATTACAGATGACAAATTGCTCTATGATGTGTCCTGCTATGCTACCAGG GTAACTTTGGATGCACTAGGACAAATGTTCCAATCTGCCCGTGCTATAATGGCATGGCTTGGTGACTGTGCAAAG ATGATTGCTTCAAAAAATCAACCAGTCAGATGGACGAGTCCTGTTGGTCTTCCAGTTGTGCAACCATACAAGAAATATAAAAACTATATG ATACGAACTTCTTTGCAATGTCTGGCTTTACGACGGGAGGGTGATGCA ATTGCAACCCAACGGCAAAAGGCAGCTTTTCCACCGAATTTTGTGCATTCTCTTGATAGTTCACATATGATGATGACGGCAATTACTTGCAAGGAGGCTGGTCTTCATTTTGCAG GAGTGCATGACTCATTTTGGGTGCATGCATGTGATGTCGATAAAATGAATCAGATCTTGAGAGAGCAATTCGTGGAGCTGTACAGCATGCCAATCCTTGAAAAC CTACTGGAAGAGTTTCAAACATTATTTCCGACAGTAGAGTTTCCTCCCTGCCCAGCACAGGGGAATTTTGATGTGAGAGAAGTTCTCAAGTCTACCTATTTCTTCAACTAA